One genomic region from Enoplosus armatus isolate fEnoArm2 chromosome 17, fEnoArm2.hap1, whole genome shotgun sequence encodes:
- the hs3st2 gene encoding heparan sulfate glucosamine 3-O-sulfotransferase 2 encodes MAHRFLSSTNRFSARFAFIFTVSLSCTYLCYSILFCRSTIMTSQGYEGKRCPPSKNAGGKKLLGKLDNCASLEVRSALDESAAQRGSTDLRDQSKAPASSGSHWTDMKLRNTSVPQKYGNKKLPNALIVGVKKGGTRAVLEFIRIHPDVRALGTEPHFFDRNYDRGLDWYRGLMPRTLDSQITLEKTPSYFVTREAPRRISGMSHGTKLIVVVRNPVTRAISDYTQTLSKKPDIPTFEELAFKNRSLGLVDSSWNAIRIGMYILHLENWLQYFRLSQMHFVSGERLITDPAGEMGRVQDFLGLKRIITDKHFYFNRTKGFPCLKKPESSSQPRCLGKSKGRTHVQIDQEVIDQLQEFYRPFNIKFYETVGQDFKWD; translated from the exons ATGGCACATAGGTTCCTCTCATCTACGAACAGATTCAGCGCCAGATTCGCCTTCATattcactgtgtcactgtcctGCACCTATTTATGCTATAGTATTCTTTTTTGTCGCAGCACAATCATGACAAGCCAGGGTTATGAGGGGAAAAGATGCCCGCCGAGCAAGAACGCAGGAGGGAAGAAACTTCTTGGAAAATTAGACAATTGCGCTTCGCTGGAAGTCAGGTCCGCTCTGGATGAGTCCGCTGCCCAGCGAGGATCAACCGACCTCCGCGACCAGAGCAAAGCCCCTGCCTCGTCTGGAAGTCACTGGACTGACATGAAGTTGAGAAACACGAGTGTTCCGCAAAAGTATGGGAATAAGAAGCTGCCAAATGCGTTAATTGTCGGTGTAAAGAAAGGAGGCACCAGGGCGGTGCTGGAGTTCATCCGGATACATCCAGATGTGCGCGCACTCGGAACAGAGCCGCACTTCTTCGACAGAAACTATGACAGAGGGCTTGACTGGTACAG GGGACTAATGCCACGAACACTCGACAGCCAGATCACATTAGAGAAGACTCCCAGCTACTTTGTCACCAGAGAGGCACCCAGACGCATCTCCGGCATGTCCCACGGGACCAAGCTGATTGTTGTAGTGCGTAACCCGGTCACAAGAGCAATCTCCGACTACACACAGACTCTTTCCAAGAAACCCGACATCCCTACGTTTGAAGAGTTGGCTTTTAAGAACAGAAGTCTGGGTCTCGTCGACTCTTCCTGGAACGCCATTCGGATTGGGATGTATATTCTGCACCTGGAAAACTGGCTGCAGTACTTTCGCCTGTCGCAGATGCACTTTGTGAGCGGGGAGCGGCTGATCACGGATCCGGCTGGGGAAATGGGACGCGTTCAGGACTTTTTAGGACTGAAACGAATAATCACGGACAAGCACTTCTACTTTAATCGAACCAAAGGCTTCCCCTGTCTGAAGAAGCCGGAGAGCAGCAGCCAGCCGCGCTGCCTCGGCAAATCCAAGGGCAGGACTCACGTACAGATCGACCAGGAGGTCATAGATCAGCTGCAGGAGTTTTATAGGCCATTTAATATCAAATTCTATGAAACCGTGGGACAAGACTTCAAGTGGGATTGA